A single region of the Wenzhouxiangella sp. XN24 genome encodes:
- a CDS encoding tetratricopeptide repeat protein has translation MDKTFFIRLRRRKVVQWGLGYLAFAWMLVQVFDLVGQQFDWPTPMLRAITALLGFGLLPALVISWYHGEKGAQQVTRQESAILLVLFAAGGVLAWWIAQPRTTEPTELAMPANFSPTRIAVLPFEDFSPDGSQRFLGDGIAETLLRVFTRVEALQVIARTSAFAYRGRDIATIARDLEVGTVLEGSVQRVDDRLRIVAQLVRTSDQVPLWSLTFDRQAGDIFAIQDEIAGQVIEALLNTADLGIEQGTLARTDSRVYDLYLEGRELWQTGEPDAVRRAVELLEQAVELDPGYGPAHSELASARYSLIGTGDVTRPQVRPRIEAGIARALEIDPRDAQAYAIRGRWLLDEWQVAAGRRDLERAVALRPNDARYLAWLGLSFHRVGLVESAGTYYRRALELDPMHLYARTRVVEQLSWTDAEAALVLARQTVRLFPDATDSWRWLINTHERRGDTAAAVLAAVDALDHVENKGLFVNSIAASFNSLGKYDLADRWKARAESLFGPVEDSLPWIIRRGELERLPAWAEQFRQRAGQSVLAQLQMGRALVGTGRYEEALEVLDRVVREGPDLGDFENVSWVHLESPSLLAGLARRTGDAQRAVVLDQAVQAVIAHFVDSWPEGEDEHMFRLDVAMGRVESAAARLEAPFARRMSWQHPIEKLDWYAELRATAAGRRFVERMRAERAGQLDRLRAAGIRWLFEPEAWPPTP, from the coding sequence GTGGATAAAACGTTTTTCATTCGTCTGCGCCGGCGCAAGGTGGTCCAGTGGGGGCTGGGCTACCTGGCATTCGCGTGGATGCTGGTCCAGGTGTTCGACCTGGTCGGGCAGCAGTTCGACTGGCCGACGCCGATGCTGCGCGCAATCACGGCGTTGCTTGGCTTTGGTTTATTGCCCGCCCTGGTGATTTCCTGGTACCACGGCGAGAAAGGCGCGCAGCAAGTCACCCGGCAGGAGTCGGCGATCCTTCTTGTGCTGTTCGCGGCGGGCGGCGTACTGGCGTGGTGGATTGCTCAGCCGCGGACGACCGAGCCGACCGAACTGGCCATGCCGGCCAACTTCAGTCCGACGCGCATCGCGGTGCTGCCGTTCGAGGATTTCAGCCCGGACGGCAGCCAGCGCTTTTTGGGTGACGGCATCGCTGAAACGTTGCTGCGGGTGTTCACCCGGGTGGAGGCGTTGCAAGTGATCGCGCGAACCTCCGCCTTCGCCTATCGCGGCCGGGACATTGCGACGATCGCCCGCGACCTCGAGGTGGGGACGGTACTCGAAGGCAGCGTGCAGCGGGTGGACGACCGGCTGCGCATCGTGGCGCAGCTGGTCCGGACCAGCGACCAGGTGCCGTTGTGGTCGCTGACCTTCGATCGCCAGGCCGGCGATATCTTCGCGATCCAGGACGAAATCGCCGGGCAGGTTATCGAGGCTTTGCTCAACACCGCCGACCTCGGCATCGAGCAGGGCACGCTGGCTCGCACTGACTCGCGGGTCTATGACCTGTACCTCGAGGGCCGCGAGCTGTGGCAGACCGGCGAGCCCGATGCAGTCCGCCGCGCGGTCGAGTTGCTCGAGCAGGCGGTCGAGCTGGACCCCGGTTACGGACCCGCGCACTCGGAACTTGCGTCCGCACGGTATTCACTCATCGGAACGGGGGACGTGACGCGTCCGCAGGTCCGGCCTCGCATCGAGGCCGGCATCGCCCGCGCCCTCGAGATCGATCCTAGGGATGCGCAAGCCTACGCCATCCGGGGGCGCTGGCTGCTGGACGAGTGGCAGGTGGCCGCCGGGCGCCGCGATCTCGAACGCGCTGTCGCGCTGCGCCCCAACGATGCGAGATACCTGGCGTGGCTCGGGCTCAGTTTTCATCGCGTGGGCCTGGTGGAAAGCGCGGGCACGTATTACCGGCGCGCCTTGGAACTCGACCCGATGCATCTCTACGCGCGCACGCGCGTCGTGGAGCAGCTGAGCTGGACGGACGCCGAAGCAGCGCTGGTGCTGGCCCGGCAGACAGTCCGCCTGTTCCCCGACGCCACCGACAGCTGGCGCTGGCTGATCAACACGCATGAGCGCCGAGGGGACACTGCGGCAGCCGTGCTGGCGGCCGTCGACGCGCTCGATCATGTCGAGAACAAGGGCCTGTTTGTGAACAGCATCGCGGCAAGCTTCAACTCGCTGGGTAAATACGATCTCGCGGACCGGTGGAAGGCCCGCGCTGAGTCGCTCTTCGGCCCGGTGGAGGACAGCCTGCCTTGGATCATCCGGCGGGGTGAGCTGGAGCGCCTGCCCGCCTGGGCGGAACAGTTCAGACAGCGCGCCGGGCAGTCCGTCCTCGCGCAACTCCAGATGGGCCGGGCCCTGGTCGGCACCGGGCGATATGAGGAGGCCCTGGAGGTGCTGGATCGCGTCGTCCGGGAGGGCCCGGACCTCGGCGACTTCGAGAATGTCAGCTGGGTGCACCTGGAATCGCCGAGCCTGCTTGCCGGACTCGCGCGCCGGACTGGCGACGCCCAGCGCGCCGTCGTTCTCGACCAGGCGGTCCAGGCCGTGATCGCTCACTTCGTCGACAGCTGGCCCGAAGGCGAGGATGAGCACATGTTCCGGCTCGACGTGGCCATGGGACGCGTGGAGTCGGCCGCCGCCCGCCTCGAGGCGCCTTTCGCGCGCCGCATGTCCTGGCAACACCCGATCGAGAAGCTCGACTGGTACGCCGAGCTGCGGGCCACCGCAGCCGGGCGCCGCTTTGTCGAACGCATGCGCGCTGAGCGCGCCGGACAGTTGGATCGGCTGCGCGCAGCGGGAATCCGGTGGTTGTTCGAGCCGGAGGCCTGGCCGCCGACGCCGTGA
- a CDS encoding transporter — protein sequence MPSVFSDCQQPFRLAALGAAGLLFAAAPASAGQSKGDASLRIEYQYIRTGDFYDDSALFQSGGDVGTTDSHVLLLSGDYALGPRWNVFASLPYIQKQHQGTGPHDFSEFVNFDPPDRTLVDDGDYHGGFQDLTVGVRYLALEGPLSVSPFISYGVPTTDYPFYGKAIIGPNLWRIPVGVDIGFQPYFSDWYFSGSVAYVISEKSLGVDVNHWLLFGSAGYYFTPRFFASVFVSYKNTPNGLRMPQDITDDPLYQDPADFDTAIWWQHDRLLAHRYTNVGLGADYVLSRKHVVSFHYYTSVYADQSNEIDNAVTLGITRFFGRD from the coding sequence ATGCCTTCCGTGTTCTCCGATTGCCAACAGCCTTTCCGCCTGGCCGCGCTCGGCGCGGCCGGGCTGCTCTTCGCGGCGGCCCCGGCATCCGCGGGCCAGTCGAAGGGTGATGCGAGCCTGCGGATCGAGTACCAGTACATACGGACCGGCGATTTCTACGACGACTCCGCCCTCTTTCAGTCGGGCGGCGACGTCGGCACCACCGACTCCCATGTCCTGCTGCTTTCCGGGGACTACGCACTCGGGCCGCGGTGGAACGTTTTCGCCAGCCTGCCCTACATCCAGAAACAGCACCAGGGCACGGGGCCGCATGACTTCAGCGAGTTCGTGAATTTCGACCCGCCGGACCGCACGCTCGTGGATGACGGCGACTATCACGGGGGGTTCCAGGACCTGACGGTCGGCGTGCGCTACCTGGCCCTGGAAGGGCCGCTGAGCGTGTCACCCTTTATCTCGTACGGTGTCCCCACGACCGATTATCCTTTCTACGGCAAGGCGATCATCGGTCCGAATCTCTGGCGGATTCCTGTCGGCGTCGACATCGGCTTCCAGCCTTATTTCTCCGACTGGTATTTCAGCGGGAGCGTCGCCTACGTGATCAGCGAGAAATCGCTCGGGGTGGACGTCAACCACTGGCTGCTGTTCGGCTCGGCCGGTTATTACTTCACGCCGAGATTTTTTGCCAGCGTGTTCGTCTCCTACAAGAACACGCCCAACGGGCTGCGGATGCCGCAGGACATCACGGACGACCCGCTCTACCAGGACCCGGCGGACTTCGATACGGCGATCTGGTGGCAACACGACCGGTTGCTCGCGCACCGCTACACGAATGTCGGCCTCGGCGCCGATTACGTCCTCAGCCGAAAGCACGTTGTTTCGTTCCATTACTACACGTCGGTGTACGCGGACCAGTCGAACGAGATCGACAATGCGGTGACCCTCGGTATCACCCGCTTCTTCGGCCGCGACTGA
- a CDS encoding tetratricopeptide repeat protein: MPGSSFFAELRKRKVIQSAAIYFAVAWGVVEVTVTVVEQLFLPQWVATVAVIAFVMGFPVAMFLAWTFDLTSEGLERTVVSSRRGKATIIGALVLLLAGTAGLFFLITPGLESRVDRTAPVSVAPNSIAVLPFENTGPDPGDAYLGDGLSDELRDQLGQVPGIRVAARSSSVVARQQGLGAQAASEKLGVASLVEGSMRRQGSRLRISVQLIEGRTGLALWSQTYERSPAELVNIQQEIVRAVAGLVLPDGSYELARPATRDASAHEMMLLARHYEQQVRNRETVDEGLLVQAVELYRQASEADPESALAHARLGAALLYLGDLDGAEAPIFRALALDPGLSEVQNTVGLYYWARGLPEAGPAFERAVELNSNNVDALHNYAEWHWLQYDRGGLPELLERAVALDPLSLSRHAALGEYYGKEGQVEQVQLIMRRVIELFDGVEAYRLVGRLQELMGNVDQAIAWTLRARDAEPDNPDHRGRLAELYGVLGDFEATLALEPEPSLGLLFLMRRYEALIDLAELQMIEHPDDISARYLLAFAYHATGNHAGAIRILSTTGQPDIVLDNTSRTVGDHLGFFILIDALAAAGEEETARRLALAVDRFHVGHNTSWWYHFHIGCIEALHGRTEASLDRLALIKNSPELPWESLLRDSHCVQQLADEPAYQDVLRHTEARRRGLRERLPATLAAFAEAP; encoded by the coding sequence ATGCCGGGGAGCTCGTTTTTCGCTGAACTCCGCAAGCGGAAGGTCATCCAGTCCGCGGCGATCTATTTCGCCGTCGCCTGGGGCGTCGTGGAGGTCACGGTCACTGTCGTCGAGCAGTTGTTCCTGCCTCAGTGGGTGGCGACGGTCGCTGTCATTGCCTTCGTCATGGGGTTCCCGGTGGCGATGTTCCTCGCCTGGACCTTCGATCTCACGTCCGAGGGCCTGGAGCGCACGGTCGTATCCAGCCGGCGGGGCAAGGCCACGATCATCGGCGCTTTGGTCCTCTTGCTCGCCGGAACCGCGGGTTTGTTCTTCCTCATCACGCCGGGACTCGAGTCGCGTGTCGACCGGACGGCTCCGGTTTCCGTCGCGCCGAACAGCATCGCCGTGCTGCCTTTCGAGAACACGGGACCGGACCCGGGTGACGCGTACCTGGGCGACGGCCTCAGTGACGAGTTGCGCGACCAGCTCGGACAGGTGCCGGGGATCCGGGTGGCGGCCCGCTCCTCCTCCGTCGTTGCGCGCCAGCAGGGCCTCGGGGCCCAGGCCGCGTCGGAGAAGCTGGGTGTGGCCAGCCTGGTGGAGGGCAGCATGCGCCGCCAGGGAAGCCGATTGAGGATCTCCGTGCAGCTGATCGAGGGTCGCACCGGCCTGGCGCTCTGGTCGCAGACCTACGAGCGGAGTCCGGCCGAACTGGTGAACATCCAGCAGGAGATCGTGCGTGCCGTGGCGGGGCTGGTGCTGCCGGACGGCAGCTACGAGCTGGCCCGCCCGGCGACCCGGGATGCTTCCGCCCACGAAATGATGCTGCTCGCGCGGCATTACGAGCAGCAGGTCCGGAATCGCGAGACGGTGGATGAGGGCCTGCTGGTGCAGGCCGTCGAGCTGTACCGCCAGGCCAGCGAGGCCGATCCGGAGTCGGCACTGGCGCACGCCCGGTTGGGAGCCGCTCTCCTGTACCTGGGCGACCTCGACGGCGCCGAGGCGCCGATCTTCAGGGCGCTTGCGCTCGACCCCGGTTTGTCGGAAGTGCAGAACACGGTGGGTCTCTACTACTGGGCGCGGGGACTCCCGGAAGCCGGCCCCGCTTTCGAACGGGCCGTGGAACTCAACAGCAACAACGTGGACGCGCTGCACAACTACGCCGAATGGCACTGGCTCCAGTACGACCGGGGCGGCTTGCCGGAACTGCTCGAGCGGGCGGTGGCGCTCGACCCGCTGTCCTTGTCGCGCCACGCGGCGCTTGGCGAGTACTACGGGAAAGAGGGCCAGGTGGAGCAGGTGCAGCTCATCATGCGCCGCGTGATCGAGCTGTTCGACGGGGTGGAAGCCTATCGCCTGGTCGGCCGGTTGCAGGAACTCATGGGCAACGTCGACCAGGCGATCGCCTGGACCCTGCGCGCCAGGGACGCCGAACCCGACAACCCGGACCACCGCGGCCGGCTGGCCGAGCTGTACGGCGTTCTCGGCGACTTCGAGGCCACGCTGGCGCTCGAGCCCGAGCCCAGCCTCGGCCTGCTATTCCTGATGCGGCGTTACGAGGCGCTGATCGACCTGGCAGAACTGCAGATGATCGAGCATCCTGACGACATCTCGGCGCGATACCTGCTCGCTTTTGCCTATCATGCAACCGGCAATCACGCGGGGGCCATCCGTATCCTGAGCACGACCGGCCAGCCCGACATCGTACTCGACAATACGAGCCGGACCGTCGGCGACCACTTGGGCTTTTTTATCCTGATCGATGCGCTGGCCGCGGCAGGAGAGGAGGAAACCGCACGCCGGCTGGCGCTCGCGGTAGACAGGTTCCACGTGGGACACAACACCAGTTGGTGGTACCACTTCCACATCGGCTGCATAGAGGCGCTCCACGGCCGGACCGAAGCAAGCCTCGACCGACTCGCACTGATCAAGAACAGCCCGGAGTTGCCGTGGGAGTCCCTGCTGCGCGATTCACACTGCGTCCAGCAGCTTGCCGACGAGCCCGCCTACCAGGACGTGCTGCGCCATACGGAGGCGCGCCGGCGCGGGCTCCGCGAGCGACTGCCCGCCACCCTGGCGGCTTTTGCAGAGGCACCCTGA